The Deinococcus sp. Leaf326 genome has a segment encoding these proteins:
- a CDS encoding thymidine kinase, whose product MLKSPYSGGHVEVIVGPMFSGKSEELIRRVTRAVIARQRVAVFKPALDDRYHVSHVASHAGRTAEALAVPDVQAIRAHLTGEDALLTAPVEAVDVVGIDEAQFFGADLVPLVLDLANAGVRVIVAGLDLDFRAEPFGMMPELLARAESAEKLTAICTVCGAPATRSQRLIGGQPARYDDPVVLVGAQESYEARCRVHHAVRR is encoded by the coding sequence GTGCTCAAGTCTCCCTATTCTGGCGGTCATGTCGAGGTGATCGTCGGCCCGATGTTCAGCGGTAAGAGCGAGGAACTCATCCGCCGCGTGACCCGCGCCGTCATCGCGCGGCAGCGGGTGGCCGTCTTTAAGCCTGCGCTCGACGACCGCTATCACGTCTCGCATGTCGCCAGCCACGCCGGGCGCACGGCCGAGGCGCTGGCCGTGCCCGACGTGCAGGCCATCCGCGCGCACCTGACGGGTGAGGACGCCCTGCTCACCGCGCCGGTCGAGGCGGTGGACGTGGTGGGCATCGACGAGGCGCAGTTTTTCGGGGCCGACCTCGTCCCGCTCGTGCTCGACCTCGCCAACGCGGGGGTGCGGGTCATCGTGGCTGGACTCGACCTCGACTTCCGCGCCGAACCCTTCGGCATGATGCCCGAACTGTTGGCCCGCGCTGAGAGCGCCGAGAAACTCACGGCCATCTGCACGGTCTGCGGCGCGCCGGCCACGCGCTCGCAGCGCCTGATCGGCGGCCAGCCCGCACGCTACGACGACCCCGTGGTTCTAGTCGGGGCACAGGAGAGTTACGAGGCCCGCTGTAGGGTGCATCACGCTGTGCGCCGCTGA
- a CDS encoding NAD-dependent epimerase/dehydratase family protein produces the protein MDILILGGTRFVGRHIVEAFVAAGHRVTVLTRGQTAADLPAGVKHLTGDRDAPGGGLEALAGRRWDACVDVSGYQPRQVRASTAALRARVDHYVFISTVSVYAEQDREVVRESDPLLPACSDEAAAVTSETYGPLKVACEALVQAAFPDASTILRPQIVAGPDDYTRRYPYWPDRAARAGEGEGPVLVPGDGQDFLQVIDARDLARLTVWLTEARRPGVFNVSGPRLTWAEFLRLLGVREVRWASLSELQAVGAAPHEFPVFLPRGSAQSGLMNVDHTAALAAGLTLTDPAVTAEDTRAWSRTAGLAPLLPAARESELLAYLDAAADEHQGFGLP, from the coding sequence GTGGACATCCTGATTCTCGGCGGCACCCGGTTCGTGGGGCGGCATATCGTGGAGGCCTTCGTGGCGGCGGGGCACCGGGTTACGGTCCTGACGCGGGGCCAGACGGCGGCCGACCTTCCGGCCGGGGTCAAGCACCTGACAGGGGACCGCGACGCCCCCGGCGGCGGCCTGGAGGCCCTGGCCGGGCGCCGCTGGGACGCCTGCGTGGACGTGAGCGGCTACCAGCCACGGCAGGTGCGTGCCAGTACCGCGGCGTTGCGCGCCCGGGTGGACCACTACGTGTTCATCAGCACCGTCAGCGTCTACGCCGAGCAGGACCGGGAGGTGGTCCGCGAGAGTGATCCGCTGCTCCCCGCCTGCTCGGACGAGGCCGCCGCCGTCACCTCGGAGACCTACGGCCCCCTCAAGGTCGCCTGCGAAGCGTTGGTGCAGGCAGCTTTTCCGGACGCGTCCACCATCCTGCGCCCGCAGATCGTGGCGGGGCCGGACGATTACACGCGGCGCTACCCCTACTGGCCGGACCGTGCAGCGCGGGCCGGGGAAGGGGAGGGGCCCGTCCTCGTTCCCGGCGACGGTCAGGACTTCCTGCAGGTGATTGATGCCCGCGACCTGGCTCGCCTGACGGTCTGGCTGACCGAGGCGCGGCGTCCCGGTGTCTTCAACGTGTCGGGGCCACGTCTGACCTGGGCCGAGTTCCTGCGCCTGCTCGGAGTGCGAGAGGTACGCTGGGCCAGTTTGTCCGAATTACAGGCCGTGGGCGCCGCTCCGCACGAGTTTCCCGTGTTCCTTCCGCGCGGCTCGGCCCAGAGCGGCCTGATGAACGTGGACCACACGGCGGCCCTCGCAGCGGGCCTGACCCTGACCGATCCCGCCGTTACCGCCGAGGACACCCGGGCATGGAGCCGGACTGCTGGTCTGGCTCCTCTGCTGCCCGCAGCGCGAGAGAGCGAACTTCTGGCGTACCTGGACGCCGCTGCCGACGAGCACCAGGGCTTCGGCCTGCCATAA
- the rpmE gene encoding 50S ribosomal protein L31: MKKDIHPKAVPTKIIYQGKVIMETMSTRPEIHVDVWSGVHPFWTGEERFLDTEGRVDKFNKRFGDSYRTKKK, translated from the coding sequence ATGAAAAAGGACATCCACCCCAAAGCGGTTCCCACCAAGATCATCTACCAGGGCAAGGTCATCATGGAGACCATGAGCACCCGCCCCGAAATCCACGTCGACGTCTGGAGCGGCGTGCATCCCTTCTGGACCGGCGAAGAGCGCTTCCTGGATACCGAAGGCCGCGTGGACAAGTTCAACAAGCGCTTCGGCGACAGCTACCGCACCAAGAAGAAGTAA
- a CDS encoding amidohydrolase family protein, producing the protein MTASPAAPPRLLTCDLLYTGLGGAQSPGAVVVSGGVVAATGHPDTLRANYPQATEEHVGGVIAPPPVNAHTHLDMSAYDFAALPYFRWIPEVVIAGRERRGRAAALAGADTLTRLGTGGVGDIVWSPEVMDALLDRDDLTGTLYFEVLGPVPEQADERFRVMREQVKGWRRRERPGGLRVGLSPHTPFNLSSRLMRLVMDYAAGEGLPTQMHVAEHPAELELFASGGGPIWENRFAPLYPPTFAEVIGRVPEPDLTPVRYLDELGVLAARPTLVHLANVTPDDIARIARAGCAAVTCPRSNANLECGTFPWTAFAAAGVEIALGTDSVASGETLDVRDEVAFARTLYPGLDPRVIVRAAVKGGHRALGTRAPFIRRGEDWHEGYVW; encoded by the coding sequence ATGACTGCTTCTCCCGCCGCGCCGCCCCGACTGCTGACCTGCGACCTGCTGTATACCGGGCTGGGGGGCGCGCAGTCGCCGGGCGCGGTTGTGGTGTCAGGCGGCGTGGTGGCCGCGACCGGGCACCCCGACACCCTGCGCGCCAACTACCCGCAGGCCACAGAGGAACACGTGGGCGGCGTCATCGCCCCGCCGCCTGTCAACGCGCACACGCACCTCGACATGAGCGCCTACGACTTCGCGGCGCTGCCCTACTTCCGCTGGATTCCTGAGGTCGTCATCGCCGGCCGGGAGCGCCGGGGGCGGGCCGCTGCCCTCGCCGGAGCCGACACGCTGACGCGCCTGGGCACCGGCGGCGTGGGCGACATCGTGTGGTCCCCGGAAGTCATGGACGCGCTGCTGGACCGGGACGACCTCACGGGCACCCTGTACTTCGAGGTGCTGGGGCCGGTGCCGGAGCAAGCCGATGAGCGTTTCCGGGTGATGCGTGAGCAGGTCAAGGGCTGGCGGCGGCGGGAGCGGCCCGGCGGCCTGCGCGTGGGCCTCTCGCCGCATACGCCCTTCAACCTCAGTTCGCGCCTCATGCGGCTCGTCATGGACTACGCCGCGGGCGAGGGCCTGCCCACCCAGATGCACGTGGCCGAGCATCCCGCCGAACTGGAGCTGTTCGCCAGCGGAGGCGGCCCCATCTGGGAGAACCGTTTTGCCCCTCTGTACCCGCCCACCTTCGCCGAGGTGATCGGCCGCGTGCCGGAGCCGGACCTGACCCCGGTGCGGTACCTCGACGAGCTGGGGGTCCTGGCGGCACGGCCTACCCTGGTCCATCTCGCCAACGTGACGCCGGACGACATCGCCCGCATCGCCCGCGCGGGTTGCGCCGCCGTGACCTGCCCGCGCAGCAACGCCAACCTGGAATGCGGAACCTTTCCCTGGACGGCCTTCGCGGCGGCCGGTGTAGAGATCGCGCTGGGCACCGACTCGGTCGCCAGCGGCGAGACCCTGGACGTGCGGGACGAGGTCGCCTTCGCGCGCACGCTGTATCCCGGCCTCGACCCCCGCGTGATCGTCCGGGCGGCAGTCAAGGGGGGGCACCGGGCTCTGGGCACCCGCGCGCCGTTCATCCGGCGGGGCGAGGACTGGCACGAGGGGTACGTGTGGTGA
- a CDS encoding sporulation protein, producing the protein MGFLGKMMAAVGIGAARVDTRLSRPEARVGESLSGVVAVQGGRVEQRIERVNLGLATRYRSDDSTITHTLFSQPVVPGFTIRPGETREFPFELPVPHGTPLSLPGSEVWLVTDADVVGAADPGDTDGVWIRPSEDMETVIQAAQDLGFRLHHSETEYRYGGVVQELSFRPPAGQYCLTELELAFFPAPGGLELLLEVDRRATGVASLFTSEVEHKGRWFVPAALLRQGSGAVARELQDRVRALS; encoded by the coding sequence ATGGGATTTCTCGGAAAGATGATGGCCGCCGTCGGCATCGGCGCGGCGCGCGTGGATACCCGCCTGAGCCGCCCCGAGGCGCGCGTGGGCGAGTCCCTCTCGGGCGTGGTCGCCGTGCAAGGTGGCCGGGTCGAGCAGCGCATCGAGCGCGTCAACCTGGGGCTGGCGACGCGCTACCGCAGCGACGACAGCACCATCACCCACACGCTGTTCTCGCAGCCGGTGGTTCCGGGCTTCACCATCCGCCCCGGCGAGACGCGCGAGTTTCCCTTCGAGCTGCCAGTGCCGCACGGCACGCCCCTGAGTCTGCCGGGCTCGGAGGTGTGGCTCGTCACGGACGCCGACGTCGTGGGCGCGGCGGACCCCGGCGATACCGACGGCGTGTGGATCCGGCCCAGTGAGGACATGGAAACGGTCATCCAGGCGGCGCAGGACCTCGGGTTCCGCCTGCACCACAGCGAGACCGAGTACCGCTACGGCGGCGTGGTGCAGGAGCTCAGCTTCCGGCCTCCTGCCGGGCAGTACTGCCTGACCGAGCTGGAGCTGGCCTTCTTCCCGGCGCCGGGCGGCCTGGAACTGCTGCTGGAGGTGGACCGCCGCGCGACCGGCGTGGCGAGCCTCTTCACGAGCGAGGTCGAGCACAAGGGCCGCTGGTTCGTGCCCGCCGCGTTGCTGCGCCAGGGATCGGGCGCCGTGGCCCGTGAGCTGCAGGACCGGGTGCGCGCCCTGAGCTGA
- the ppgK gene encoding polyphosphate--glucose phosphotransferase, whose product MSVILGIDIGGSGIKGAPVDTATGKLVAGRHRIPTPEGAKPDDVQAVVAQLVKHFGHSGPVGVTFPGIVQHGKTLSAANVDKDWIGLDADALFTRATGRDVTLINDADAAGLAEARFGAGADVKGTVLVLTFGTGIGSALIHDGVLVPNTEFGHLWLRDKHAETWASDRARERDDLNWKQWAKRVATYIEHLELLLSPDLFIIGGGVSKKADKWQDLIVPARSKLVAAALQNEAGIVGAAMIAEHRLSGHS is encoded by the coding sequence ATGAGCGTGATTCTGGGCATCGACATCGGCGGCAGTGGTATCAAGGGCGCGCCCGTGGACACGGCGACCGGCAAGCTGGTGGCCGGGCGTCACCGGATCCCCACCCCCGAGGGCGCGAAACCCGACGACGTGCAGGCTGTCGTGGCGCAGCTCGTGAAGCACTTCGGACACAGCGGCCCCGTGGGCGTCACCTTTCCGGGCATCGTGCAGCACGGCAAGACCCTGAGCGCGGCCAACGTGGACAAGGACTGGATCGGGCTGGACGCCGACGCCCTGTTCACCCGTGCCACGGGCCGCGACGTGACCCTCATCAACGACGCCGACGCCGCCGGGCTGGCCGAGGCCCGGTTTGGGGCCGGCGCGGACGTGAAGGGAACGGTGCTCGTGCTGACCTTCGGGACCGGCATCGGCAGCGCCCTGATCCACGACGGCGTTCTCGTGCCCAACACCGAGTTCGGCCACCTGTGGCTGCGCGACAAGCACGCCGAGACCTGGGCGTCCGACCGCGCCCGCGAGCGCGACGACCTGAACTGGAAGCAGTGGGCCAAGCGCGTGGCGACCTATATCGAACACCTCGAACTGCTGCTCTCGCCGGACCTGTTCATCATCGGCGGCGGCGTCAGCAAGAAGGCCGACAAGTGGCAGGACCTGATCGTTCCTGCGCGCAGCAAGCTGGTCGCTGCCGCCCTGCAAAACGAGGCGGGGATCGTCGGGGCCGCCATGATCGCCGAGCACCGCCTGTCGGGCCACAGCTAG
- a CDS encoding SDR family oxidoreductase → MTLFRLDGRRALVTGGSKGIGLAAAHHLARLGAQVTVAARGEEALRAAAEAIGARWVVADVGTPEGVRAAVEAAGDVDILVSNAGGPPQSLPSAVTEEAWAQGFETTFLSTARLAGAVLPGMRERRWGRIIAVTSLTVERPTLMLPVSNALRAAVTNHLKTLALEVAADGVTCNTVAPGYTATARLQALHRDPAQAEALMERIPARRFGEPGEVAAAVAFLATQEAAYITGQELLVDGGWGI, encoded by the coding sequence ATGACCCTCTTCAGACTGGACGGCAGGCGGGCGCTCGTGACGGGCGGCAGCAAGGGCATCGGGCTGGCGGCGGCGCACCACCTCGCGCGGCTGGGGGCCCAGGTGACGGTCGCGGCGCGCGGCGAGGAGGCCCTGCGCGCGGCCGCCGAGGCCATCGGCGCACGCTGGGTCGTGGCCGACGTGGGCACGCCCGAGGGGGTGCGCGCCGCCGTGGAGGCCGCCGGGGACGTGGATATCCTGGTGAGCAACGCGGGCGGGCCGCCCCAGTCGCTGCCTAGCGCGGTCACGGAGGAGGCCTGGGCCCAGGGTTTCGAGACCACCTTCCTGAGCACCGCACGCCTCGCCGGGGCCGTACTGCCAGGGATGCGCGAGCGGCGTTGGGGACGGATCATCGCCGTGACCAGTCTGACAGTAGAGCGCCCCACACTGATGCTGCCGGTGAGCAACGCCCTGCGCGCCGCCGTGACCAACCATCTCAAGACGCTGGCCCTGGAGGTGGCCGCAGACGGCGTGACCTGTAATACCGTTGCGCCGGGCTACACCGCCACCGCGCGTCTTCAGGCCCTGCACCGCGATCCCGCGCAGGCCGAAGCCCTGATGGAGCGTATTCCGGCCCGTCGCTTCGGGGAACCGGGCGAGGTGGCGGCGGCGGTGGCCTTTCTGGCGACCCAGGAAGCCGCATACATCACCGGACAGGAACTGCTGGTGGACGGCGGCTGGGGCATCTAA
- a CDS encoding ferritin-like domain-containing protein: MSNDTNNPAGNSTRRKFLGMAGLMGAGAVLAGCTNVGAVEPVKPNYDAKIGNFALNLEYLEAAFYLAAVGRINELKAIGGSAAIILPSGFDGTTSIAFTNPAVAQYAQEIADDELNHVKALRAKLGSAAVDRPVIDIGPAFAAAANAAAGATLSPSFNPYLNDLFFLHGAFIFEDVGVTAYKGAARLIVDYSEGGILDSAAGILAVEAYHAGEIRTLLYAQKDAVTPYGVTVEQLIQKISDLRAAVGGGKDEGLTKNGKANIVVADANSVAYGRSPREVLNIVYLGANASKGGFFPNGLNGDFSGLV, encoded by the coding sequence ATGAGCAACGACACCAACAACCCCGCTGGCAACAGCACCCGCCGCAAGTTCCTCGGTATGGCCGGCCTCATGGGCGCCGGCGCCGTCCTCGCCGGCTGCACCAATGTGGGCGCCGTCGAGCCGGTCAAGCCGAACTACGACGCCAAGATCGGTAACTTCGCCCTGAACCTGGAGTACCTCGAAGCGGCCTTCTACCTCGCCGCCGTGGGCCGCATCAACGAACTCAAGGCGATTGGTGGCAGCGCCGCGATCATCCTGCCCAGCGGCTTCGACGGTACCACCAGCATCGCCTTCACCAACCCGGCGGTCGCCCAGTACGCCCAGGAGATCGCCGACGACGAGCTGAACCACGTCAAAGCCCTGCGCGCCAAGCTCGGCAGTGCCGCTGTCGATCGCCCCGTGATCGACATCGGCCCGGCCTTTGCGGCGGCGGCCAACGCGGCGGCGGGCGCGACCCTCAGCCCCTCGTTCAACCCCTACCTCAACGACCTGTTCTTCCTGCATGGCGCCTTCATCTTCGAAGACGTGGGCGTCACCGCCTACAAGGGCGCCGCGCGCCTAATCGTGGACTACAGCGAAGGTGGCATCCTGGATTCGGCAGCCGGCATCCTGGCAGTCGAGGCCTATCACGCCGGTGAGATCCGCACCCTGCTGTACGCCCAGAAGGACGCTGTGACCCCCTACGGCGTGACCGTCGAGCAGCTCATCCAGAAGATCAGTGACCTGCGCGCGGCAGTCGGCGGCGGCAAGGACGAAGGCCTCACCAAGAACGGCAAGGCCAACATCGTGGTGGCCGACGCCAACAGCGTGGCCTACGGCCGCAGCCCCCGCGAAGTCCTGAACATCGTCTACCTGGGAGCAAATGCCAGCAAGGGCGGCTTCTTCCCCAACGGCCTCAACGGGGACTTCAGCGGCCTAGTCTGA
- a CDS encoding anti-sigma factor domain-containing protein: MNSDREQLLAYALGQLSPAEAAQVQARIDADPALYADVQADQDALLALVETLDLSAAQVPPGAHERLLERLRAEAALAPAAPVDRVVPRPTASAAPAARPARSLTALWAAVSLAAAVGVGLWLRPPADALARYAAVPGAESRVLGAAGAPLGNLVRLPDGRVYVRLTQAPAEGRTYQLWQIQGGAPVSLGVFGQEVFTASLPRGASVAVSVEPPGGSPQPTTTPLFVQAL; this comes from the coding sequence ATGAACTCCGACCGTGAACAACTTCTGGCCTATGCGCTGGGCCAGCTTTCACCCGCTGAGGCGGCGCAGGTCCAGGCCCGGATCGACGCCGACCCGGCGCTGTACGCCGACGTTCAGGCCGACCAGGACGCCCTGCTGGCCCTTGTCGAGACGCTGGATCTCAGCGCCGCCCAGGTTCCGCCGGGCGCCCACGAGCGTCTGCTGGAGCGCCTGCGCGCCGAGGCAGCCCTGGCCCCGGCCGCTCCTGTAGACCGGGTTGTACCGCGGCCTACTGCGTCTGCTGCGCCCGCCGCGCGCCCGGCCCGGTCTCTGACGGCCCTGTGGGCCGCTGTGTCTCTGGCCGCAGCGGTGGGGGTGGGGCTGTGGCTGCGGCCTCCGGCCGACGCCCTGGCACGCTACGCTGCCGTCCCGGGGGCCGAGTCGCGGGTGCTGGGAGCGGCCGGAGCGCCGCTGGGCAATCTGGTTCGCCTGCCCGACGGCCGCGTGTACGTGCGCCTGACCCAGGCTCCTGCCGAGGGCCGTACCTATCAGCTCTGGCAGATCCAGGGGGGAGCGCCCGTCTCGCTGGGGGTCTTCGGGCAGGAAGTGTTCACGGCCTCGCTGCCCCGGGGCGCGAGTGTGGCCGTCAGCGTCGAGCCGCCGGGGGGCAGCCCCCAGCCGACCACCACGCCGCTGTTCGTGCAGGCCCTCTAA
- a CDS encoding RNA polymerase sigma factor gives MTDPRSASARPESLTPDPTDEVLIARMAQRDEDALSELHRRHARLLYALGHRMLQQRDDVESCVQDAFMNAWKHAARFDPSRAKAKTWLVSIAHNRFLQELRDRPVTELEIADWDAPSSAPDPTDRLLAGRAVDGLEDRQRQLVELAYYRGYSHSELAQITGLPLGTVKSRLRAALDQMRAVLGGRAAQDPPPPPPTPPHRR, from the coding sequence ATGACCGACCCCCGCTCCGCCTCTGCCCGGCCGGAATCTTTAACTCCGGATCCCACCGATGAAGTCCTCATCGCGCGTATGGCCCAGCGGGACGAGGACGCCCTGAGCGAACTGCACCGGCGACATGCCCGGCTGCTCTATGCCCTGGGCCACCGGATGCTCCAGCAGCGGGACGACGTCGAGAGCTGTGTGCAGGACGCTTTCATGAATGCGTGGAAACATGCGGCCCGCTTTGACCCTTCCCGTGCCAAAGCCAAGACCTGGCTCGTGAGCATCGCCCACAACCGCTTTTTGCAGGAGCTGCGCGACCGCCCTGTCACCGAGCTGGAAATTGCCGACTGGGACGCGCCGAGCAGCGCTCCCGACCCCACCGACCGCCTGCTGGCCGGGCGCGCGGTGGACGGTTTGGAGGACCGGCAGCGCCAGCTCGTCGAACTGGCGTACTACCGCGGCTATTCGCACTCGGAACTCGCCCAGATCACGGGCCTGCCCCTGGGGACAGTCAAGTCGCGTCTGCGCGCCGCCCTCGACCAGATGCGCGCCGTTCTGGGTGGCCGCGCGGCCCAGGACCCCCCTCCGCCCCCCCCGACCCCGCCCCACAGGAGGTGA
- the tatA gene encoding twin-arginine translocase TatA/TatE family subunit yields MPNLGMPEILLILVVALVVFGPRKLPELGKTLGSTLREFRRHTSQLSDDLRTEGQAAPAPTPAVSSLSVVAPVADLVPEGTPAQRRP; encoded by the coding sequence ATGCCCAACCTGGGAATGCCCGAAATCCTGTTGATCCTGGTCGTGGCGCTGGTCGTCTTCGGCCCACGCAAACTGCCCGAGCTCGGAAAGACGCTGGGCAGCACGCTGCGGGAATTCCGCCGGCATACGAGTCAGCTGAGCGATGACCTGCGCACGGAAGGGCAAGCGGCACCGGCCCCGACGCCAGCAGTTTCATCCCTCTCCGTGGTGGCGCCGGTCGCCGATCTGGTTCCTGAGGGAACACCAGCCCAGCGCCGTCCCTGA
- a CDS encoding twin-arginine translocase TatA/TatE family subunit: MSLGPLEIILILAVVALIFGAKKLPELGKGVGQGIREFKREVRPGDQGKDAVPLTDVKVTPLDPAGRPAETVTERDHRA, encoded by the coding sequence ATGTCACTCGGACCACTCGAAATCATCCTGATCCTCGCCGTCGTCGCCCTGATCTTCGGGGCCAAGAAACTCCCCGAACTCGGCAAGGGCGTGGGTCAGGGTATCCGCGAATTCAAGCGTGAGGTCCGCCCCGGCGATCAGGGCAAGGACGCCGTCCCCCTGACCGACGTGAAGGTCACGCCGCTCGACCCGGCCGGCCGGCCCGCCGAAACCGTCACCGAGCGCGACCACCGCGCCTGA
- the tatC gene encoding twin-arginine translocase subunit TatC, translating to MAMPSTPGPTRTAGDLKSAPLFDHLDELRKRLIISLVFLAIGMVVAFQYRVQLIELIKVPLTYSELYREGKVELVTLRLAGQLLISFSLAFWAGLALALPFIVWQVWGFIAPGLYPHERRWGLPFILGVGFSFAGGVLFGYKLVLPTMIPFLIEFLAGTVTQMQDLQEYIGTVTTFLIAFGVAFELPILAVVLTRIGIVNHTMLRKGWRIALVAIMVAAAVITPTPDPGNMLLVAVPLYVLYELSVILSRVFRVVPAAEQAILEP from the coding sequence ATGGCCATGCCCTCGACCCCAGGCCCCACCCGCACGGCCGGCGACCTCAAAAGTGCGCCGCTGTTCGATCACCTTGACGAGCTGAGAAAGCGGCTGATCATCAGTCTGGTCTTTCTGGCCATCGGCATGGTGGTGGCCTTTCAGTACCGCGTGCAGCTCATTGAACTGATCAAGGTCCCGCTCACGTATTCCGAGCTGTACCGCGAAGGCAAGGTCGAACTCGTCACGCTGCGCCTCGCCGGGCAGCTCCTGATCAGCTTCAGCCTCGCGTTCTGGGCGGGCCTCGCGCTGGCGCTGCCCTTCATCGTGTGGCAGGTGTGGGGCTTCATCGCGCCGGGCCTGTATCCGCACGAGCGGCGCTGGGGCCTGCCCTTCATCCTGGGTGTGGGCTTTTCGTTCGCGGGCGGCGTGCTGTTCGGGTACAAGCTCGTGCTGCCCACCATGATCCCCTTCCTGATCGAGTTCCTGGCCGGCACCGTCACGCAGATGCAGGACCTTCAGGAGTACATCGGGACCGTCACGACCTTCCTGATCGCCTTCGGGGTGGCCTTCGAGCTCCCGATCCTGGCGGTCGTGCTGACCCGCATCGGGATCGTGAACCATACGATGCTGCGTAAAGGCTGGCGCATCGCCCTCGTGGCGATCATGGTCGCGGCGGCCGTCATCACGCCGACGCCCGATCCCGGCAACATGCTGCTCGTGGCCGTGCCCCTGTACGTGCTGTACGAACTGAGCGTGATCCTCTCGCGGGTCTTCCGGGTCGTTCCGGCCGCCGAACAGGCGATTCTGGAACCCTGA
- a CDS encoding prolipoprotein diacylglyceryl transferase: MNPVFLNIGGFTIAWYGLLIMLGVVAGIAVGTRLARQRGLNVDLFERMILWMLFWGIVGARIVFVATSWQLFENVPFPRVLLDIVNLRAGGISIHGGLIGGILTIVYFARKYKFNFFQYADLCVPGVAFGIIGGRIGNIMNGTDTVGRVTNWPIGYHWPASARAFHDGMCVPNPNIDMDLSQYCQQVGGQLVMTAPVHFTQMYGVIIGIILSVASYFWLRSRIPGWAFWQFWLWYSILRAGWEETFRLNPLTVKSYLSQGLNAPGIGLWTDTQIISVPLVLLCLYMLWRLRRAPRPAAPQVAVTVDPPTTP, from the coding sequence ATGAACCCAGTCTTCCTGAACATCGGCGGCTTTACGATCGCCTGGTATGGCCTGCTCATCATGCTGGGGGTGGTGGCGGGCATCGCGGTCGGGACCCGGCTGGCCCGGCAGCGCGGCCTGAACGTCGACCTGTTCGAGCGCATGATCCTGTGGATGCTGTTCTGGGGCATCGTGGGGGCGCGCATCGTATTCGTGGCGACCTCTTGGCAGCTCTTCGAGAACGTGCCCTTTCCGCGCGTGCTGCTGGACATCGTGAACCTGCGTGCTGGGGGCATCTCAATTCACGGCGGGCTGATCGGCGGCATCCTGACCATCGTCTACTTCGCGCGCAAGTACAAGTTCAACTTCTTCCAGTACGCCGACCTGTGCGTGCCGGGCGTCGCCTTCGGGATCATCGGCGGGCGCATCGGCAACATCATGAACGGCACCGACACGGTCGGTCGCGTGACGAACTGGCCCATCGGCTACCACTGGCCTGCCAGCGCCCGCGCCTTTCACGACGGCATGTGCGTCCCCAACCCGAACATCGACATGGACCTCTCGCAGTACTGCCAGCAGGTCGGCGGGCAGCTCGTGATGACGGCGCCCGTGCACTTCACGCAGATGTACGGCGTCATCATCGGAATCATCCTGAGCGTCGCGTCGTACTTCTGGCTGCGCTCGCGCATCCCAGGCTGGGCCTTCTGGCAGTTCTGGCTGTGGTACAGCATTCTGCGCGCCGGCTGGGAGGAGACCTTCCGCCTCAACCCGCTGACCGTCAAGAGCTACCTGAGCCAGGGCCTGAACGCCCCCGGTATCGGGCTGTGGACCGACACCCAGATCATCAGCGTGCCGCTCGTGTTGCTGTGCCTGTACATGCTGTGGCGCCTGCGCCGCGCGCCCCGCCCGGCCGCGCCGCAGGTGGCCGTCACCGTGGACCCGCCCACCACACCCTGA